The DNA window CTACTGGCAAGAAGTTCATATATGTGTTCAAAGTAAAGAGGCCCACTTAGTTTTTATGTTTGTATTCTTGTTAATTTCGTATCTGTGTACTATAAATTATTGTGAAGTATACCAGAAGGGTGCTTCATGCGTGTTTTTCTTATTTCTCACTTCTTGTCTGAAACTTTCTGCATAAGTTATTGTAATGTGATCATGTTTAATGCCTTTGTTCTGTCTAGTTAAAAGTAGTCATTCAATTTATATGCAAGCTTTTGGAAATGATGcataatctatacatatattttttatcTGCAGAAACTTCAGTGGGAGCAGTTGTCTATTGAcatccttcctcatccagataTGTTCTCGGATCCAGACTTTTTAAACTCTCAAGAAGGGTCTAATAAGAAAGACGAAGATGGTGCAAAGCGGGTATTCTTTGGTGGGGAGCGATTCATTGAGGGGATCTCAGGAGAGGCCTATGTATGCACTTTAGCTCTCAATTTATTTTAACACCACCTTCTAATGTGGGTGGATAGTCATATTTCACTGATTCGCCAGGATATAGTTTTCTTTCCTGCTATGTGTGATTGAGCCCTGTTTTCTGTGGAATATTTAATATCTTTGCAATTCAATGATGGTTTCAGATTACAATTCAACGGACAGAGTTGAATTGCCCACTAGGGCTCGAAGTTCAATTGCATGTTACAGAAGCTGTTTGCCCTGCTTTAAGTGAACCAGGTCTGTattagaagttaattggtttCTGTTAAGGCTACAACTTCACACAATTTTATTGTTGAATTTCCTGAAACATAAACATAATCCTACCAGAAATAATGTTTCTCAAAACCTGTGTTGTTGACTACAACACAAAATTCTtgcataaattttttattaacttAATTCCGTCGTATTCTCAGGATTGCGAGCTCTTCTCCGTTTCTTTACTGGATTTTATGTTTGTCTAAATCGAGGAGATGTGAATCCAAGTTCTCAGccagtatttttttatttctctgcTTCTTCTATAGTATCTGATGTCATGAACTGACATTTTTAGAATCTTTTATACATATGAGCTCTCTGAATGGTGTCAATATATTACTTCTGTTGGCAGCGGTCTGCAGAAGCTGCTGGCCGTTCTTTGGTCTCTATAACTGTGGATCACATATTTGTCTGCATTAAGGATGCTGGTTAGTTGGTTTGCGCCCGTGTTATTTTTTTCCAATACCTTTTTTCTTTCCAATGAAGTCAATACAGTAGGTATTGTTATAGAAAATTACTGCTCTCTTTGATTAGTCGCCAATGCGAGTGCCAAAGATAATGCACACTTTTCTGTAAAAAGTTGTTATCGGTTTAAGTCTTAGTCTAACAAATTTGTTTACCTCACAGAATTTCAGCTAGAACTTCTGATGCAATCACTATTATTCTCTCGGGTTCGTCttccattttcatttctttttatgaTCCTAGGATGACACATACACTCAAGTCATGTATTTCCCAATAGTTTTGTATTTCACAACTTTGTATTATCAATGCACTGAGATCTAGTTTCTTCAATCAGGCAAGTGTATCTGATGGAGAGAAGGCCAATTACTTGACAAGGGTCATAATAGGTGGATTGTTTTTGAGGTAAGCCGTAAGTTATCGATGTAGTATACCATGACATCAGACATATGCCTGTTTGATTGAAATTTGGAAATCACTTTTTTAGTATGACCTGCTCTCTTTCTGGTCAAGAATGCAAATAATTTTTGGATCACTTACAGTACATATATTACTGGTACTTCACAATTTGTAGACAAATTTTagtttacttaattaattatatgtcAGAGGTAATGCTATTTTCTGTGTGCAAGTATGTTTTGATGCTTGATTCTAgcattctttttttgttttgtaaGTACATATTTATCTTGCATTATCGAAAGGTTTTGGGGCCATCATTGTGGATCTGGAGACATGTCAATGTAAACTTCTGTGGGTTTTCATTAGAAATAGATGTCAGTTATTTTGCTTGGTGGATTCTCATTTTAGAGTGGCTTTTAATTGTTTAACTCTGTCCTCGTCCatatgaaataaaatctagGGATACATTTTCGCGTCCACCCTGCACCTTAGTGCAGCCATCGATGCAGGATGCTTCAATTGATAATTCAGATGTCCCAGATTTTGGTATTCACTAACTTTACCTCAACATGCTTACACTGTTTGATTGTGAGAGCCCTTTGTCATATAGAAATTTGTTTGCTGTATCCAGCTAAGAACTTCTGTCCTCCAATATATCCTCTTGGGGACCAGCAGTGGCAATCAAATTGCAGTGTGCCTCTGATCTGTCTCTACAGTCTGCAGTTAGTGCCCTCCCCAAGCCCACCAATTTTTGCTTCCAGAACCGTTATTGATTGCCAGCCACTAATGGTCAGCATTCATCTAATCCTATCTCTCGTAGATAGAAATATTTGACTTTCTTTACTATTATTGCTGCTAATACCTACCTGTTTTTGTATCTCAGATTCATCCTCAGGAAGAATCCTGTCTGAGAATATCATCCTTTTTGGCTGATGGAATTGTTGTTAATCCTGGTTctgtgctgccagatttctccATTAACTCCCTACTGTTCAATCTTAAAGGTTTAGTTGTTACCGTACCCCTAGAGATAGGAAACCCAGAACAATTATCTGGAAGTCCTAACATACCAGTCCAGAATTCATTTTCTGGGGCAAGGCTCCATATTGAAAATTTGATGTTCTCCCAGTCACCTTCCTTAAAACTAAGCCTACTGAACATTGAGAAGGATCCTGCATGTTTCTGTCTTTGGAAGAGTCAACCAATTGATGCCAGCCAGAAGAAATTGACTGCTGGAGCATCTTTGATTACTTTGTCTTTGGAAACATGCTATGGCTTTATTGGGAGGAACAACACAAAGGTGGATTCAAGTGTATGGAAATGTGTTGAGATGAAAGATATTTGTTTTGAGGTAGCAATGGTGACTGCAGATGGGACCCCTTTAACAGATATGCCACCTGCGGGAGGGGTTGTCAGAGTAGGTGTTAACTGTGAACAATACAATTCAAGCACTTCAGTGGAGCAATTATTCTTTGTTCTAGACCTCTATGCTTATTTCGGTAAGGTTAGTGAAAGGATAGCTGTGGCAGGGAAAAACAAGTCTTCAGAGGAAACAAGAAATGAGTCTTTGCAGGGAAGCATAATGGATAAAGTTCCTGGTGATACTGCTGTCACTCTTTCTCTGAAGAATTTGCAGCTAAGATTTTTAGAATCTTCATCTGATACCCAAGGCCCACCTCTAGTTCTTTTCATTGGTGATGGTCTGTCTGTCAAGGTTAGCCATAGAACTCTGGGTGGCGCTATGGCAATTTCATCCACTTTACGATGGGAAAGGGTCGAGGTGGACTGTGCAGACACTGCGAATGACTTCCATCTGGAGAAAGGTTCTGAATTGATGCTTCCCAACAAGAATATGAACGGGAAGGACAGCAATCAGTTACGGGCTGTTTTTTGGGTTCAAAATACTAAAATTGATCAATCAAATCGTAATACCACAGTACCATTTCTGGACATATCCGTGACACATGTGATTCCATATAGTGCACAGGATATCGAGTGCCACAGTTTAAGAGTGTTGGCCTGCATTGCTGGTATCCGCCTTGGTGGAGGTATGAGTTATGCTGAATCTTTGCTTCATAGGTTTGGAATTTTTGGTGCTGATGGCGGGCCAGGGGAAGGTCTTACTAGAGGCCTTGAGCAGTTATCTGGTGGACCtttatcaataatttttaaaGCATCACCTGTCACTGTGGATGACCTTAGAGAGAGTATGAACCATTACTATTTTTAGATTCTTTCGCTGCTATTTATGCATAACATGAACTGATGATCTATTCTCTTCTTGAATTTTCCTCTCCCTCCCTTCCTAGATGCATGTCAAGAAGATGGAAAGGAAAGCAGTCTCTTCCATTTGGGCACCCCTGATGACGTGGATGTATCAATTGAATTAAAAGATTGGTTATTTGCTCTTGAAGGTGAACAGGAGATGGCAGATAGATTATACTTCCAAGACTCCGCAGTTCCTCAGAGAGAAGAGAGGAGCTGGCATATGACATTTCATAATATACATATGAAAGCAAAAAGCACCCCAAAGCATGCAGCACTtgataaaacaaaaacaaacagaAAGCAGACACATCCTATCGAGTTGATTACTGTGAGCTTCTTCTTTAGCTAATCAGTATTTGCATTTACTATGTTCAATTGTTTCTGTTTCTTATGCTCCAGTTACATTTGTCTTGGCCCAGTAATCTTTTTTAGCGTCGATACGTTTTCTCTAGTTGGGATCCTCGACCCTCATCCTTTACTACGAATAGTTCTTAACCATCTATTCTAACATCGCAATACACGCCAAGTATGATTGATAATGCCACttgtagaacagtaaaatatagagataaagtggagaaagtagtagtatatattattttcaccataggccacatatatatagtacaagggactaagctaggctatgtcaCATCACCAATATGAGACAGAatacaaataatatattaacactccccctcaagctagATCATATATATTGATCATGTCCAGCTTGGTACAAAGTTCTGAGAAACGCTTCATAGGCAACGGTTTTATAAAGATATCAACAATCTGGTTGGACGATGAAGTGAAAGGAGTAGTAATTGTCTGATTCAAAACACACACTCTGATGAAATGACAATCAACTTCAATATGTTTAGTCCTCATGAAAAACCAGATTATTCGCAATATAGATTGCAGCTTGGTTATCACAATGCATCGGTAAAGGTTCATTGAAAGTGAACCCCAATTCTCCAAGTAGATTCTTGACTCCAATCATCTAATAGCAGTATGAGCCATAGCTCTATACTCGGCCTCGGTAGACGATCTCGCAACAATATGTTGTTTCTTACTTCGCCAAGTTACCAGGTTTCCTCCAAAGTAGGTGCAATATCCAGAAGTAGACTTTATATCAGACTTAGAACCAGCATAATCAGCATCTCAGCATCTGAACATCCTTCAATTTTTAGATGACcattgtttttaaataacaGCCATTTGCCGGGTGATTTCTTGATATATTGAAGAATTCGAATAGCAGCATGCCAGTGAACTTGCTTAGGCTTATCCAGAAAACGACTGGCTAAACCAACAACAAAgtaaatatcaggccttgttaCTGTCAAGTAGATAAGTTTTCCAAACGTCTATACTTAGCTTTATCCTCCAAGAATTCTCCACTATCATCCCAAACACTTGATCAACCTCCATAGGAGTATCAACAGGTTTTGTTCCAAGTAGTCCAGTTTATTTCAATAAATCTATAGCATACTTTTGCTGAGATATAGACACTCCAGAATTTCCGTGTGCAATTTCAATTCCCAAAAAATACTTAAGACGCCACAGATCCTTGATGACAAAATGTTGATGCAAATATTTCTTAGTTTCCTCAATTCCACGTACATCACTTCCAGATATGagtatatcatcaacatacacaaTGAGAATGACAATACCTGATGCTTGATGTCGCACAAAGACAGAATGATCAGACTTGCATTGCTTAAAACCAATAGTTCTAAGAACACTACTGAACTTATCAAACCACGCCTTGAGACTTTGTTTAAGGCCATAAATTGCCTTTTTGAGACAACAAACCTTAGTAGCATCCTCCCTCTGAGCAACATACCCCGGAGGTTGCTCCATAAAGACCGTCGGAGTCAAATCACCATACAAAAAAGCattcttcacatcaagttggtaCATGGGCCACGAAAGATCAACAGCCAAAGAGAACAGAATTCGGATTGAGTTCATACGAGCagtaggcgagaacgtctcaaAGTAGTCAATACCATAAGTTTGTGTGTACCCTTTGGCCACAAGCCGAGCTTTGTATCGATCAATACTACCATCAGCAAGAAATTTTATGGTAAACACCCAACGACAAGATACAATATCTACCGAATTAGGGGCATGTACTAATATCCAAGTACCACGACTCAAGAGACTCGCATCTCCTCATCCATAGCGGCTCGCAATAAAGGGTGTTTAAGTGCCTCTTGGTAAGAAGTTGGAATAACTGTAGATAAAAGACAAAGAGCAAAGGCACGAAAAGGAGCACTCAATCGAGTAAAGGAAACATGATTAGACACGGGGTGTTTGGTGGTACTAGTACGTTTACCTTTGCGAATGGCTATGGGTAACTCATCAGGAGGAGCTGGATCTTCAGAAGCTGGAGGCGAAGATGATTGTGGCAGTGGACATGAGCATGTAGGTACTATTTCAGGGGCTTTAGGGGTTGTTGCAGGTCGATGGCATCGTGTATAGACCTGTAAAGGAGGAGCAGAAAGCAGAGGAGATACAAAAGTTTGGGCAGGCAAAGGAGTAGGATTTAAATGACTGGTTGGTTTAGTTTGAGAATGAGTAAAATAAGGCTGAAACTCACGTCTGCAGATATAATGACGTTTTGTAAGAGGGTCAAAACATCGATATCCTTTTTGGTTCTAGAATAACCAAGAAAAATACACTTAATAGAGCGAGGAGACAACTTATCCAACCCAGGAGTAAGATCATGAACAAAACAAGTACACCCAAAAATGCGAGGAGGAATATGATAAAGAGGTTTATCAGGATGAAGACACAAAAAAGGAATATCCCCATGCAACACACTAGATGGCATCTTATTAATAAGAAAGCATGCAGTAAGAACATCATACCATAGATACTTAGGCACATGCATGTGAGACATAAGAGTACGCGCAACATCTAAAACATGACGATGCTTGCGctcagctaccccattttgttgagaAGTGTGAGAGCAAGAAGaggtttgatgaattataccatgAGATTCACAAAAGGATGAGATAGATTGTTGTGTGAACTCAAGAGCATTATCAGTACGGAGGATACGCAAATCAACAGAGTAttggtttttttatttcatagTAAAAGGATTTGAGAACAGTAGGGACTTCACTTCTTTGTTTAAGCAAATATAATCATGTCATACGAGAATAATCATCAACAAGAATTAGCAGTAGAACAGAGCAGCGCAGGCAGATGCAGCAGTAGAGTAGCAGGCAGATGAAGAAGTAGATGAAGATAATAGCAGTAGTGCAGAGCAACAGGCAGAGCAGCAGACAGATAATTGCAGAGCaacagaatataaaaaaaatagctgTAGGCAGCGGGGGCAGGAGCAGAATAGAGCAGCATCAACGGAGAAAGAAAAAACCCTAAATTTCGaaaccataatttttttatttttatttttttggggacTAAACTAGTGACGGATTCGaatccgctctgataccatattagaaatgacatattagaaatggaccactcaccccttaaaaagCCTTATAAGGGGAagagttatccacacttatatagaggagCTAGGATCGTCatcaagtcgatgtgggacaagaatttAGAGTTATTAACACGCCCTCTCACGtatgggccggaatgacacatcggacttctaTCACGTGgataggcaagagaagagataaagagataaaatccatcatcgacttgagtctgctctgataccatgtagaacagtaaaatatagtGACATAATGgagaaagtagtagtatatattattattcaacataggccacatatatatagtacaagagactAAGCTAGACTATGTCGcatcaccgatgtgggacagaatacaaataatatattaaCACCACTTACGTGGTGTTTGGTTCGTTAGACAAAAGAATAGTGAGATACAATATGGGATAAACCATTATAGTATTTGTCTTGGATTAAATTAGTCATAGGAATGACAATGAGATGGTTAGTCATGAGATACATCTAATCTTGACATTACGGAGGCGGGCCAAGATACATTGTCACGGGCCGAGCTTTTGAGAAAAATGCAACCAACAAGAGATAAGATTAGCCATGGCCTTTAATCACAAGTAATTATGGCAATTGAACGGTCCCTTAATGTACCTCATACTAGATATTGTTGTACAGTATGAAACACCTTTTTGTAGAGGATCTCATGTTTTTTCTTGCCTAACCTTGTTTGCTTGTCAGTCATTGTCACCACTATGGAATGTATTGAATTAGCTCTGTTTTACTGAAAAGGGAGGATCTTAATATATTTAATGTAAATGGGTAATTGATCTGCTCTAGAACCAAAATTTGTTGTTTCTGTTATTATGGGCTCACTTTTATGCAAGCAGAAACACGAGTTCTGAAACTTACTGATGTTTGCTACTTCTTTAACAATTTTCTATTGTAGCCTTTACAATAAAATATTTGCAGGTTGGCATGGAAGGTCTGGAGATCTTAAAACCAATGGCTGGGCACCGGATGCTGACGAATGGGATTTGTGAAAATGAGATAGTTCAGAATGGTTTTCCTGGAATAGAAAAGCAACCTGTCGACAGACATGGTGGCGTCAATGTGGAAGTTGACATAGTGGCTTCAGAAGCAGATAATGATGACCTAATGGCTGAGTGGATGGTGGAAAATTTCAAATTCTCTGTAACCGAGCCAGTAAGAGTTTCGGTTTTGTTATACGCCTTTGTTGTATTTGCTTTCAGTTTGAGGGAAATGAGGCTATAATTTGTTTCGTAGATTGAGGCTGTAGTGAAGAAGGATGAGCTCCAATATCTCGCTCTCCTGTGCAAGTCTGAGCTCGACTCTTTGGGTAGAATAGCTGCTGGTGTCCTTCGAATTCTCAAGTTAGATGGATCACTTGGTTCAGCAGCAATCAGCCAACTGAGTAATTTAGGTAAAATCAGTTCAAGATGGTAAATGATAATTTGTATTTTCAGAGATTGAaacaatatatatgtatatacttGCAACTCATGGACACATATATCTTTTGTTTCCTGATTGTTGTAACTTGCAGGGACTGGAAGTATAGACCAAATTTTTACCCCGAAGTCGAAGACGGGGTCCAGTCCATTTTCAGACGCGGGCGGTGGAAGTTGGGGTTCAGGCATGGAGACAACAATCGTGGCATCTCTTGAGGAGGCAGTTTTGGATTCGAAGGCAAAATGCGCTGCTCTGGCGACCGAGTTAGCTTGCTCAGATTCGCCAGCAGACTACCTTGATAATGTCAGACAGCTGAGTGAGAAACTTGAAACCATGCAGAAGTTACTTGAACAATTGAGAATTCCGCACTGAAAATGCTGTGTTGTAATATTATGACATTGGGTGAAGGGGTATAGTTTTGTGTTTCTTTCTTGTAGATACTAAGCATACAAAATATAGAGATTAGGGTCTCAATGTAAATTTATCTGATATGTCATTTCTCATAACCAAATTTTGTATTGGATAGCAGATATGCTATTACTATTGAgttatatttgaattttgtaaCAGATGGACTTTTGTGAGCAGTGAAGGGTAAAATCGATATTTGGGATCTAAAAAACAGTGTATTGCAACAGCCAAACCTCATCTTATCTTGTCTTCCTATCCTACAACTAGTCATGGCTTCCACTTTCCAATTCCTCCATATACCTCTCCCTTCATCAAACCGCCACTCCCACTTCCCACTAAAATGCACCTCAAATGACCCCGACTTCCCGGCTCCATCGCCGGAAACGACCATCAGCCCTGACAAGTTCCCGATCGAGAAACGGAGAAAATCGGAGATCATCCGCGACCGGGATAGTCGAAGGGGGCTGGTGAAGCCGGAGCCTCCGAATTTCGAGATAGGGTGGAAGAGGAGCAAGGCCATCCCATTGGAGAAGCCAACAGGATATGTGATCATGGACTTCTTGGAGAAGCTAGTGGAGCTCATGGATAGGGAGTTCGGGTCCGCGGCGCTGCTCGTTACAGCCGGGGAGATTGTGGCGGCGAGAGCGTTAGAGGAAGCGGAGGTGCTGAGAGATGAGGGGAAAGTGGAGGATAGGATGGTGACAGAGCTGGCTAGAGTTTTGAAGCTAATGGAAATGGATTTGACTATGCTTAAAGCTGCTGTTAAGGAAGATACTTTGAATGAGAGGCTTCAACAGGCTAAGGCTCGTTGCAGGCAGGCTATTCTTCTTGCTAATTCGTTTTGAATCTTGTCTTCTATATAACATTACTTAATTACTTCTTTCGTTCCACAAGTTTATTATAAATTGTTGAAGCCAAAAATTGAATCAAAATTCCTAGTAATACCTATAAAttattctctttcattttacatGAGGAAATGCACTTGAATAAATCATATGCTAATAACAGTAGGAAATATATTTCAATATGACAAATATCCCGAGCAAAGGTTGGCTTTGCCTTGGTAGAAATGCACAATGGAATGTAATGAATGTAGAAATGGAGATAAAAATGGAATGAGTAATGCAATGGTTGAAGAAAGGAATGGGTATGCCTAATCTAATGGGAATAATAGTAATTCCTAACAAAGAGTAAGAAACCTGTAACAAGGGGGGAAAATTAACTGAGCACAACGATCAAATAGTTAAGCCTATTTTTTAGTCCTTTTTTCCAATTATCAATATGTCAATATGCTACTGATTTAGGTTGATATCCCAAACCAAGGGACAGCCAACTTTCACAAAGAAATACTCCATTCTCCATTCGTTCCAAGTAAATCAAAACGTTTATTTTCGAAACAAGATTTAATAAGTACTCcatgtttagtgagttaaatagaAATAGTACAAAGTaggaaaaacaataaaataaaataaagtggaGAGGAAATAATTAAGAGAtattataaagtaaaaaaataatagttaaAACTTTTAGTAACAACTAAGAAAATGACTTACAGTATGGAAGTCTCTAAAAAAGAATACAAATCGATTAAATTTCAACAGCACCGTACTAAATGCAAAAGCCAAACATTATATTCACATGATGGGAGATGGACACATTTTTAGGAAACCTCAAATCCTATCAAGATTTTTACGACATAGTTTTGAGTTGTTTTTTATACTACTAGTCGCGTAGTATCAATTagtaagagtcacattttgccattaCAGTTCATCCTATAATAAGAGTCtcacttcatttttatcataagtacatctcatattctattaactcatttccttcacattctattataaattaataataaaaaagtggACCTTATGTTCCACTAACATTTCCGACCATTATTCTTTATAGTATTTCTTACTATTCATACTCACACTAAATGCGACTTTTATTGTGAGACGAAGAaatactaagagcatctccaatgcccggggccggatgtcccactcggacatccactaggacttcccaaaaacacctcctgccacgtcactaggacttcccatcccactgccacgtcactaggacttccacTGCACAATCCAAcattcccatcgcccttcccactaggacttcccgcaataaaaaaatcacaaattcacaaataaagcaatttacgtttacggaaataaaatttcaacacgaatacgaacgggaaaaattaacaacttcattaaaaaaaatatacatgcttcgaaaaaaaattacatagtaataaaaaaaaaaaatacatagtcatacaTTCTCGGCTCACTCTGCGttgtcctcgtcgcccgtgccgcccccgtcgtccccgccgctgatctcggcgccatcatctccaatgggtggcatccccaaatcgcgccgacatccatcgatgacatccttcaacatccttttgtacaccggatcggtcgtgctatgccacctatgcatggtccggaccaagctagtcgttatctgcgcgcgggcgagacggtcgtactcttctgggggagcaggggcctgcgattggacctcgaacgacccgctaccgctgctgcttcccctaGCATTCCGTTgtgcagccttttgcccaatcgggcgacgacgacggcgggAGTCTGATTGAGGTATCGGGGACACTTCCTCGGCttctgggagctcgtgcgaaccagcactgctgctgtattcaccggaagcgttgatcttcgtccgcttcggccagcccgcttcgacacccccacaaaacttttgggaatccttcaccacgagataggcctcccactggtcgaaaTCTTTGAACTTCAAGGCTTTGTCGGGGTACTGCGCAAAGGCACGGTTCttcacatcctcctcggacataccgctggttgcctggcggagattgttttggtagaggccgacaaatcgactaagcttaggcctcaaccgctcccactgtttccggcattgttcGGGAATGCGACGCTTCGCCacagccggtttgtgtgtgaggtaggcttcagcgatgcgatgccacagtctgtcaatatgctggttagcaccgacatagggatcctcgactattgaaatccaagccttcgcaagcgcgacgttttcccacaCGCTCCAGACCGTCCTCTTTCGcgtctcctcctcatcctcctcctctgccacggttcgcgaggaagagcctgtggctttccccttgcccctgcccctgcccctgccccttgccgctgtccccacatcatcgggagtctccctgactggagatagccccaacttctcaaaagaaaaagtttcatgccggtgaactgagtctccagaaCAAAACTGGATGAGGAATCAGTAGACAGCATATCGATAACTGGGCGATAGACATTCTCTGCAAGTGGTTCAGGGctcctgccaccccctcccTCATGCATggtctgcatcatccccggcatcatcccacccatacccatcatatttggggtcatgccccccatccccatcatatttggggtcatgccccccatccctgCTGCTctgggcatcatcccacccatcccacccatccaattgtacatattgaAGTA is part of the Salvia splendens isolate huo1 chromosome 6, SspV2, whole genome shotgun sequence genome and encodes:
- the LOC121806582 gene encoding uncharacterized protein LOC121806582 isoform X3, translated to MFSDPDFLNSQEGSNKKDEDGAKRVFFGGERFIEGISGEAYITIQRTELNCPLGLEVQLHVTEAVCPALSEPGLRALLRFFTGFYVCLNRGDVNPSSQPRSAEAAGRSLVSITVDHIFVCIKDAEFQLELLMQSLLFSRASVSDGEKANYLTRVIIGGLFLRDTFSRPPCTLVQPSMQDASIDNSDVPDFAKNFCPPIYPLGDQQWQSNCSVPLICLYSLQLVPSPSPPIFASRTVIDCQPLMIHPQEESCLRISSFLADGIVVNPGSVLPDFSINSLLFNLKGLVVTVPLEIGNPEQLSGSPNIPVQNSFSGARLHIENLMFSQSPSLKLSLLNIEKDPACFCLWKSQPIDASQKKLTAGASLITLSLETCYGFIGRNNTKVDSSVWKCVEMKDICFEVAMVTADGTPLTDMPPAGGVVRVGVNCEQYNSSTSVEQLFFVLDLYAYFGKVSERIAVAGKNKSSEETRNESLQGSIMDKVPGDTAVTLSLKNLQLRFLESSSDTQGPPLVLFIGDGLSVKVSHRTLGGAMAISSTLRWERVEVDCADTANDFHLEKGSELMLPNKNMNGKDSNQLRAVFWVQNTKIDQSNRNTTVPFLDISVTHVIPYSAQDIECHSLRVLACIAGIRLGGGMSYAESLLHRFGIFGADGGPGEGLTRGLEQLSGGPLSIIFKASPVTVDDLRENACQEDGKESSLFHLGTPDDVDVSIELKDWLFALEGEQEMADRLYFQDSAVPQREERSWHMTFHNIHMKAKSTPKHAALDKTKTNRKQTHPIELITVGMEGLEILKPMAGHRMLTNGICENEIVQNGFPGIEKQPVDRHGGVNVEVDIVASEADNDDLMAEWMVENFKFSVTEPIEAVVKKDELQYLALLCKSELDSLGRIAAGVLRILKLDGSLGSAAISQLSNLGTGSIDQIFTPKSKTGSSPFSDAGGGSWGSGMETTIVASLEEAVLDSKAKCAALATELACSDSPADYLDNVRQLSEKLETMQKLLEQLRIPH